One genomic window of Oceanotoga teriensis includes the following:
- a CDS encoding aldose epimerase family protein gives MNIVINEFGFDSHGNRINEICLKNKNDMQLNVINYGAIINKIIVPDKNKKFENVVMGLNNIEEYEKKSQYFGSIIGRVAGRISNAKIKIDEIEYNLEKNEGENTLHGGTEGLDKKFYEFETFMKKDKAGIILKTKSKDGECGFPGNLDIEIIYSLNDENEIELMYKVKSDKKTYVNLTNHTYFNLSGNLKENILNHYIKINSEKVIYLDENTLPKKVVNTNNTEFDFKQYKKIGKNINSKNEQLIRCNGYDHPYILKDIEYCAKVKDEKSGRELQIITDQPCVVFYSGNQIKDNIHMAFCLETQYYPDALNSDFLDKKLLNKDEFYTSYTKWIFKMIED, from the coding sequence TTGAATATTGTTATAAACGAATTTGGATTTGATTCTCATGGAAATAGAATAAATGAAATATGTTTAAAAAACAAAAATGATATGCAACTCAATGTTATAAATTATGGAGCAATTATAAATAAAATAATTGTTCCAGACAAAAATAAAAAATTTGAAAATGTAGTGATGGGATTGAACAATATAGAAGAATACGAAAAAAAATCACAATATTTTGGATCAATAATAGGAAGAGTTGCAGGAAGAATATCTAATGCAAAAATAAAAATAGATGAAATAGAGTATAATCTAGAAAAAAATGAAGGAGAAAATACACTTCATGGTGGAACTGAAGGTTTGGATAAAAAGTTTTATGAATTTGAAACTTTTATGAAGAAAGACAAAGCTGGAATAATATTAAAAACTAAATCTAAAGATGGTGAATGTGGATTTCCTGGAAACCTTGATATAGAAATAATATATTCTTTAAATGATGAAAATGAAATAGAACTCATGTATAAAGTTAAAAGTGATAAAAAAACATATGTCAATCTAACAAATCATACATATTTTAATCTTTCGGGAAATTTAAAAGAAAATATATTGAATCATTATATAAAAATAAACTCAGAAAAAGTTATATATTTAGATGAAAATACTTTACCAAAGAAAGTAGTTAATACAAATAATACAGAATTTGATTTCAAGCAATATAAAAAAATAGGAAAAAATATAAATTCAAAAAATGAACAGTTGATAAGATGTAATGGATATGACCATCCATATATTCTAAAAGATATAGAATACTGTGCAAAAGTAAAAGATGAAAAAAGTGGAAGAGAATTACAAATAATAACGGATCAACCATGTGTTGTATTCTATTCTGGCAATCAAATAAAAGATAATATACATATGGCGTTTTGTCTTGAAACACAGTATTATCCGGATGCTCTCAACTCTGATTTTTTAGATAAAAAACTTTTGAATAAAGATGAATTTTATACATCATATACAAAATGGATATTTAAAATGATTGAGGATTAA